One window of the Colletotrichum destructivum chromosome 4, complete sequence genome contains the following:
- a CDS encoding Putative nonsense-mediated mRNA decay protein: MATSGAQGTSRKTNGVLPVSGQQPAADAPKPNKSRTPVEGDKVIIRRLPPGMTEQELWNNLGDEWKAGNGLVSWHNFAQGKISQDPAKPSRPGRVYLHVLKRESLNTLSTLIQAKSWEDAKMTSNSPSLVGPPVLEFAIYNKVPGGKKRTDPRQGTIDQDPEFMSFLLSLTNPEMDKENEGNESKDAEESKPEAKVTTTPLIEYIKEKKANKQKEAAAAKSAKQARQESNTKGKAPASTADDSKKGKKDTKGEKSADKPKETVKILTKKANAEAVKAAEVAASQIAQASSSSQDAPKSRRAGIAAAARILQRDLGISPGSAHRRARLDAAKAEAEAKTTTTAATATTKEPAQPAAEPAAPAPTPVAAPAQPSSAASQASERSTTPTAAKSGRSRRGGGGKNAGASESKGKSTEASSNAPAPPAKAPVVLLKKKDEERNKEKATKAEKADKADKDVSGSASQTAAPSTNAKSNPPAAPKSSGKGGNSKKSSAAVTPGVTRGFVKHANPSQGVTEALLKQAMEVFGTVTFVEIDKRKGFAYVDFSDHASLVRAVAASPVQVAQGTVQVLERKEKKAAAPNSNTKAESGGANAESSAAATRSNSAAPSASGSAKNATPSEKPEKPEHHKRTRRGRGGGKAAANASGSNSGNKDASAAGTG, encoded by the exons ATGGCAACTTCCGGCGCCCAGGGGACATCGCGTAAGACGAATGGGGTCCTTCCAGTCTCTGGCCAGCAACCTGCTGCAGATGCGCCAAAGCCCAACAAGAGCCGGACTCCTGTCGAAGGCGACAAAGTAATAATTCGAAGACTCCCGCCTGGCATGACGGAACAAGAACTATGGAACAATCTCGGCGACGAGTGGAAGGCCGGAAATGGTCTTGTCAGTTGGCACAACTTCGCTCAGGGAAAGATCTCACAGGA CCCTGCGAAACCCTCAAGGCCGGGGCGAGTCTATCTCCACGTCCTCAAGCGCGAGAGTCTCAACACTCTGTCAACGTTAATTCAAGCCAAATCGTGGGAGGACGCCAAGATGACCTCCAACAGCCCGTCTCTGGTTGGCCCTCCGGTTCTCGAGTTTGCGATTTACAACAAGGTCCCGGGCGGTAAGAAACGCACCGACCCTAGACAGGGAACGATCGACCAAGACCCTGAGTTTATGTCTTTCCTTCTATCCTTGACGAATCCCGAGATGGACAAGGAAAACGAGGGCAACGAGAGCAAGGATGCGGAGGAGTCGAAGCCCGAGGCCAAAGTCACGACGACGCCTCTGATCGAATAcatcaaggagaagaaggcgaacaAGCAAAAGGAAGCGGCTGCCGCTAAGAGCGCCAAGCAGGCTCGGCAGGAATCGAATACGAAAGGCAaggcgccggcatcgacggcggacgattcgaagaagggcaagaaggacaCCAAAGGCGAGAAGTcggccgacaagcccaaAGAGACGGTCAAGATTCTCACCAAGAAGGCCAACGCCGAAGCTGTCAAGGCTGCTGAAGTTGCCGCTAGCCAGATCGCCCAGgcgtcttcatcatctcaGGACGCGCCCAAGAGCCGGCGAGCTGGCATCGCGGCGGCCGCTCGCATCCTGCAAAGAGATCTTGGCATCAGTCCTGGAAGTGCTCATAGGAGGGCACGACTCGACGCTGCCAAGGCTGAGGCGGaagcgaagacgacgacgacggcggcgacagctACGACCAAAGAACCAGCGCAACCCGCCGCTGAACCCGCAGCACCTGCTCCGACACCTGTAGCCGCACCAGCTCAACCATCTTCGGCGGCTTCTCAGGCATCGGAGCGGAGCACAACGCCCACCGCGGCCAAATCAGGTCGTTCTCGCagaggcggtggcggcaaGAACGCGGGAGCCAGCGAGTCCAAGGGCAAGTCGACCGAGGCCAGCTCCAAcgcaccagcaccacccgCCAAGGCTCCTGTTGTATtgctcaagaagaaggatgaGGAGAGGAACAAGGAGAAGGCTACAAAGGCCGAAAAGGCCGACAAGGCTGACAAAGATGTATCCGGTTCGGCATCACAGACCGCCGCGCCGTCAACGAACGCCAAATCCAACCCCCCGGCGGCCCCAAAGTCCTCGGGCAAGGGAGGCAACTCCAAGAAGAGCTCCGCCGCCGTTACCCCCGGTGTGACACGAGGCTTTGTCAAGCACGCGAACCCCTCGCAGGGCGTTACTGAGGCGCTCCTGAAACAGGCGATGGAGGTCTTTGGCACTGTCACGTTTGTCGAGATCGACAAGCGCAAGGGTTTCGCCTACGTCGATTTCTCCGACCACGCAAGCCTTGTCAGGGCGGTCGCCGCGAGTCCTGTGCAGGTTGCCCAGGGCACCGTTCAGGTTCTCGagcgcaaggagaagaaggccgcggCGCCCAACTCGAACACGAAGGCGGAGTCTGGCGGTGCTAACGCCGAGTCTAGCGCCGCTGCGACGAGGTCCAACTCAgccgcgccgtcggcgtccggTTCCGCCAAGAACGCGACGCCGTCggagaagcccgagaagccgGAGCACCACAAGCGCACCAGACGCGGTCGCGGTGGCGGCAAGGCCGCGGCGAACGCGTCGGGCAGCAACAGCGGCAACAAGGATGCCTCAGCTGCAGGTACAGGATGA
- a CDS encoding Putative serine/Threonine protein phosphatase PP2A, protein MDQEVESSEDKDSVSVDVYPETFPDFNQAKIPSTSALSEGSPKSEVATKSGYQPPSEEEIQAAIRRANQYQNHPVTNGPRRRPGASGGRQRSAEVSFQLPSAHPNHQPQAQRPAPFATALPTSSPATVAPSPHSGRGRGISVPGRSGYIPTLPPLSTERPHALNVGQTRPIVVGGYDNPLEEHRQRVLRRKTADRLTLEAFLEESRRRAIQQRPSPRPLPEPPTASSSSTRTAAVAHDRAFQAPPPTQQHDTAPPHPSPLQSNPVAFNRQEPFPAISRRRSRSASLTSPSNPPPFVFPGPTGNRSIPEPIIEEPCAEADELDPAEEPEVRTAQTVRLVRPSDDPAKYSSDVSLRGGSLDYEDFADELDGFDPDYYESDDLEYDLDQPTDEFNPDVSYEFDPYEVEANSKVRTQILNKMASHIPRPGPANLSPNAGLDEWLEEAKQCHYLPERAMKELCELVKEVLMEESNIQPVSTPVTICGDIHGQFYDLLELFRVAGGMPGETRVEAPKTATTVISPEDIEPPTEITNPKLKRKVKNAGSPPADEDDEDDAVAADTSATSRADSAVEVSATSQSAETRFVFLGDFVDRGYFSLETFTLLMCLKAKYPDRIVLVRGNHESRQITQVYGFYEECQQKYGNASVWKACCHVFDFLVLAAIVDGELLCVHGGLSPEIRTIDQIRVVARAQEIPHEGAFCDLVWSDPEDVETWAISPRGAGWLFGDKVATEFNHVNGLKLIARAHQLVNEGYKYHFPQNSVVTVWSAPNYCYRCGNVASIMTVDKDMNPKFSIFSAVPDDQRHVPANRRGPGDYFL, encoded by the exons ATGGATCAGGAAGTCGAGTCCTCCGAGGACAAAGACAGCGTCTCTGTCGACGTCTACCCGGAAACTTTTCCGGATTTCAATCAGGCGAAAATACCGTCAACCTCTGCGTTAAGCGAAGGAAGCCCGAAGTCCGAGGTCGCGACGAAATCAGGTTACCAGCCGCCCAGTGAGGAAGAAATCCAAGCGGCGATACGACGCGCCAATCAGTACCAGAACCATCCCGTCACAAACGGACCTCGTCGCAGACCCGGAGCAAGCGGTGGCCGACAGAGGAGCGCCGAGGTATCATTCCAGCTCCCTTCTGCGCATCCCAACCACCAGCCCCAAGCACAACGGCCGGCTCCTTTCGCAACCGCGCTGCCGACCAGCTCCCCTGCCACCGTCGCGCCGAGTCCTCAttccggccgaggtcgaggcaTCTCAGTTCCAGGCAGGTCGGGTTACATCCCCACTCTCCCCCCTTTAAGCACTGAACGTCCCCACGCTCTCAACGTCGGCCAAACGCGACCTATCGTCGTTGGAGGCTACGACAATCCTCTTGAAGAGCATCGCCAGAGAGTCTTGCGACGTAAAACCGCGGACAGATTAACACTCGAGGCTTTCCTGGAAGagtctcgtcgtcgggcgaTTCAGCAGCGCCCAAGCCCCCGACCGTTGCCCGAGCCGCCCACTGCTAGCAGTAGCAGCACCCGCACAGCAGCTGTCGCACACGACCGTGCTTTTcaagcccctccccccactCAGCAGCACGACACTGCTCCACCGCACCCTTCGCCTCTACAGTCGAACCCGGTCGCTTTCAACCGCCAGGAGCCCTTTCCAGCGATCTCACGTCGCCGTTCCCGGTCTGCATCGCTGACAAGTCCCTCCAACCCCCCTCCATTCGTCTTTCCGGGACCGACTGGCAATCGATCCATCCCCGAACCCATCATAGAGGAGCCGTGCGCAGAagccgacgagctcgacccCGCTGAGGAACCCGAGGTTCGCACCGCACAAACCGTCCGGCTTGTTCGACCATCCGACGACCCCGCCAAATACTCATCCGACGTTTCTCTCCGTGGTGGGAGCTTGGACTACGAGGATTttgccgacgagctcgacggctTCGACCCGGATTACTACGAGTCCGACGATCTTGAGTACGATCTGGACCAGCCGACCGACGAGTTCAACCCAGACGTCTCTTACGAGTTCGATCCCTACGAAGTTGAGGCAAATTCCAAAGTCCGCACTCAGATTCTCAACAAGATGGCGAGCCACATTCcccggcccggcccggccAACCTCTCGCCAAACGCAGGTTTGGATGAGTGGCTGGAGGAAGCCAAGCAGTGCCATTACTTGCCTGAGCGCGCCATGAAAGAGCTTtgcgagctcgtcaaggaggtTCTTATGGAGG AATCGAACATCCAGCCGGTGAGCACCCCGGTTACGATTTGCGGCGATATCCACGGCCAGTTCtacgacctcctcgagctgTTCCGCGTCGCGGGTGGAATGCCCGGCGAAACCAGAGTGGAGGCGCCCAAGACTGCGACCACTGTCATCAGCCCCGAAGACATCGAGCCTCCTACCGAGATCACGAACCCCAAGCTCAAGAGAAAGGTCAAGAATGCCGGAAGCCCTCCtgccgatgaggacgatgaggacgatgctgtcgccgccgacaccaGCGCTACTTCCCGAGCCGATTCTGCCGTCGAGGTTTCCGCCACCTCTCAGTCTGCCGAGACCCGCTTCGTTTTCTTGGGTGACTTCGTCGACCGCGGCTACTTCAGCCTCGAGACATTCACTCTTCTCATGTGCTTAAAGGCCAA GTACCCCGACCGAATTGTTCTTGTCCGCGGCAACCACGAGTCTCGTCAGATCACCCAGGTCTATGGATTCTACGAGGAGTGCCAGCAAAAGTACGGAAACGCGTCCGTTTGGAAGGCTTGCTGCCACGTCTTTGACTTTctggtcctcgccgccattgtcgacggcgagcttctTTGCGTTCACGGCGGCTTGAGCCCCGAGATTCGTACCATTGACCAGATTCGGGTTGTTGCCCGCGCCCAGGAGATTCCCCACGAGGGTGCTTTCTGCGACCTCGTTTGGTCTGACCCGGAGGACGTCGAGACCTGGGCTATCAGCCCCCGCGGCGCCGGTTGGCTCTTTGGCGACAAGGTTGCAACCGAGTTCAACCATGTTAACGGCCTCAAGCTGATTGCCAGAGCCCATCAGCTCGTCAACGAGGGCTACAAG TATCACTTCCCTCAAAACTCGGTCGTCACCGTTTGGTCTGCTCCCAACTACTGCTACCGTTGCGGCAACGTCGCATCTATCATGACAGTCGACAAGGACATGAACCCGAAGTTCAGCATCTTCTCCGCTGTTCCTGACGACCAGCGTCATGTCCCCGCCAACCGTCGGGGACCTGGTGACTACTTCCTCTGA